Genomic window (Chryseobacterium bernardetii):
GAAAATTATATTGATGAAACCCTGATTTTAATGACAGAAAATCTGATGGATGTCAACAAATATATCTTATCTGAAGTTCATAGTGATTATATTGATGAAGGAAAAAATTATAACCTTCTGTTGGTCTTTGATAATGATGAACTGAGGAATGATTTTCTTGAAAGTGAACTGAAAAATATATCAGAGCGGATTGAAAATCAATTCGGACAGGAAGTACTGATCTTCGATACTCTCCTGAATCCTAAAAAATCAAAACTGTAATGATATTGAGTCCTCAAATAGTTTGACAGTTAATCAATTTATTTCAGGACGGGACATACAAAACAAAAAAGCACTGAAGTTTTTCAGTGCTTTTTTATTTATCTGTGATGTCTGTGACCATGGCCCCTGTGATGATGCCCACGATCGTCATAGATATATACTTTTTTAACATGCCCGGGTGCATAATATCTTGCACTTCCTCCATACACTCTTTTTGCATGCCCAGGCGGCATTCTTCTTTCATGAACAACACAGGATGATAGTGCTATAGCAATTACCCCTGCTGCTACAATTTTCAACATACTTTTCATTATTTCACTTTTTCAAACTTAGTAGCGAAATATATCAAGGTTAATGCCAAAAATACTTATCTAATTTCTATTTTACCATCTTTTTTAGTATCCTCTTCTCTTCTTCACCTGGCCCGGGGCATAATCTTTGGCACTTCCGCCATATATTTTTTTAGCCTGGCCCGGCGGAATTTTTTTGGTCTGGTAATACCCGCCATTATCGTAGGCTACGCAGGATGTAAACATAGACATTACGATCAAAGCACCTGTAATCTTAAATATAGTTCTCATTATTTCTACTTTTTCCAACTTAATGAATGACCTATAACAATGTTCAGGCCAAATTGTTTAAAGCTGAATGTTTGAGGTTTAAAATTGGTCTTTACAATGAATTAATTTTCAGTTTCATTACCCATCAGATGATCTCACTTCTCTTTTCCATCAGCACAAGATCTTTCCAT
Coding sequences:
- a CDS encoding quinol oxidase subunit 4, producing MSMFTSCVAYDNGGYYQTKKIPPGQAKKIYGGSAKDYAPGQVKKRRGY
- a CDS encoding DUF4286 family protein, whose product is MSVLSITFHCTKNNLEEWENYIDETLILMTENLMDVNKYILSEVHSDYIDEGKNYNLLLVFDNDELRNDFLESELKNISERIENQFGQEVLIFDTLLNPKKSKL